The segment AAGAATATCTATACAGTAGATATAGCTGGTGGTATGCTTTCCAGTTCCTGAACTATGATTTGATGATGTCACTGACCTTTACATTGTTCATTTTAATAATAGTATTGACATTAGTTTTTTCTATGGATGTTTTCTCCCGAAAAAAGTTCAGGTTCACTTATTTTAATTATTTATTTCCTTTTTTGATCGTTTCTTTCTTGACCATAAACCTGGTTTTTCTTTATAAAATACTTTTTACCCATTCATTTGTGCAAGATAAAGTGCTTCTCCTGGTGGATGCAGCGGGAATTTTACTGGCTATTGTTGTTTCTTTGATTTTGTGGCTCCTCGAAAAATTTGCCCTTAAGGGACAATCAAATTTTAAATTGGAATTGATCTTGAAAATGCTCTTTCTATTCTTGTCCATTCAAATCCCCATCATCATTTTAATTACTTTAGTAAAAGAATATTTTGCATATCAATTTGATTCTACTTTATTCACAAATATTGCATTGTTGTTGACCTTGGGTAGGGGAATATTGCTGTACCTCAACCATTATTCAGAATCCCTGGTAAAGGAAAAAGAATTGGAATTAAGCCGGATCAAAGAGCTCAATTCGCAATCCCAGCTTCAATTGTTACAAGCTCAAATTAATCCCCATTTTCTTTACAACTCTTTGAATTCAATTGCCGGGTTGGCATCTATTGATGCGGTTAAGACAGAAAAGATGGCGCTAAGTCTATCTGATCTTTTTAGGTACACCATAAATCAGAAGAACAAGAAGACAGCAACAGTTGCAGATGAGGTGGAAATGGTGAAGAATTACCTGGAGATAGAAAAAATACGATTTGGGGATCGTCTTGATTTTGAAATTGGAATAGATCCTTCTCTAAATTTAAAAGAAATTCCGAAGTTTATCATTCAGCCCCTTATTGAGAATGCCGTAAAACATGGAATTTCAAAAATTGAAGGACAAGGTAAGATTATTCTTGCTATTTATAAAGAAGACAAGTCAATGATTATTGCGGTAAGAGACAATGGTCCTGATTTCCCTAAAGGACTGGTTAGTGGCCATGGCTTGCAAACCATCTATGACCTGCTGCGCATTAGCTATGGCAATAAAGCAACTATTCAATGGAATAATACGCTGTAAAGGAGATTAAAATTAAAATAGATCAACAGTAATAAACGACCCTCATGAATAACCGAGTTTATTCTACTCTCATTATAGATGATGAACCTCCTGCAAGGGAGAGATTATCACAACTATTGAAAAATTTTCCGGAGACATTTAATGTTATTAGTACTGCCGAAAACGGAAGTCAGGCGAGGGAACAAATTCAGCGACTACAACCTGATTTAATTTTTCTTGATATTCAAATGCCTGGACTTACAGGATTTGAAGTGTTAGAAAAACTTGATAAACTTCCTGTTGTAATTTTTTGTACTGCTTACGACCAATATGCCTTAAAAGCCTTTGAAACCAACTGTCTGGATTATCTCCTAAAACCTAGTTCGCCTTGAACGTTTAGAACAAACCGTAAA is part of the Antarcticibacterium sp. 1MA-6-2 genome and harbors:
- a CDS encoding LytTR family DNA-binding domain-containing protein codes for the protein MNNRVYSTLIIDDEPPARERLSQLLKNFPETFNVISTAENGSQAREQIQRLQPDLIFLDIQMPGLTGFEVLEKLDKLPVVIFCTAYDQYALKAFETNCLDYLLKPSSP
- a CDS encoding sensor histidine kinase; its protein translation is MKFEQKERQESEPEINPLFHTSEFTPENFPLTENDKFLIQKLYSDDFLEQFKEYLYSRYSWWYAFQFLNYDLMMSLTFTLFILIIVLTLVFSMDVFSRKKFRFTYFNYLFPFLIVSFLTINLVFLYKILFTHSFVQDKVLLLVDAAGILLAIVVSLILWLLEKFALKGQSNFKLELILKMLFLFLSIQIPIIILITLVKEYFAYQFDSTLFTNIALLLTLGRGILLYLNHYSESLVKEKELELSRIKELNSQSQLQLLQAQINPHFLYNSLNSIAGLASIDAVKTEKMALSLSDLFRYTINQKNKKTATVADEVEMVKNYLEIEKIRFGDRLDFEIGIDPSLNLKEIPKFIIQPLIENAVKHGISKIEGQGKIILAIYKEDKSMIIAVRDNGPDFPKGLVSGHGLQTIYDLLRISYGNKATIQWNNTL